The genomic region AGCTCGGCCGCGACGTATCGCTGCCCCAGGCCACCGTGCACCGCTGGCTCAACCTGCTCGAGACCTCCTGCCTGCTCGTTCGCCTGCCGGCCTACGCCGTCAACCGTACCAAGCGGCTCATCAAGTCGCCCAAGCTCTATTGGGCCGACACCGGCCTTGCCCTCCACCTGGCAGAGGCAGACGAGCCCAACGGCGCGCACCTCGAGAACTTGGTTCTGGGCGATCTCTTGGCCTGGCGTGATGCCCGGCTCGAACGCGCCGAGGTCACCTACTGGCGCACGGCGAGCGGGGAAGAGGTGGACTTCGTGGTCGAGGCTGGGCGGAAGCTGCTCCCGATCGAGGTGAAGGCGGGCAGCCGGCCACGTCTGGACGACGCGGCGCACCTCCGGTCCTTCCGCCGCGAGTACGGCCGGAAGGCGCGGGTGGGCCTCGTGCTCCACACCGGCAGCGCCATCGAGTGGCTGGCGCCGGACGTGCTCGCCGCGCCATGGTGGAGGGTGTTGTGAAGAAGAAACTGATCGAAGTCGCGCTGCCGCTCGAGGCGATCAATGCCGCGAGCGCGCGGGAGAAGTCCATCCGCCACGGGCATCCCTCGACGCTCCACCTGTGGTGGGCGCGGCGGCCGCTTGCCGCGGCGCGGGCAGTGATCTTCGCCCAGATGGTGGACGATCCATCCGCCAACCCCGACCTCTTCCCCACCGAGGCCGCCCAGGAGAAGGAGCGCCAGCGCCTGTTCCGGATCATCGAGGATCTGGTGCAGTGGGAGAACACCACGAACGAGGAGGTGCTCCAGCGGGCGCGGGACGAGATCTGGGAGAGTTGGCGCCGGACGTGCGCCGAGAACGCGGATCACCCGCGGGCGAGGGAGCTCTTCAACCCCGAGAAGCTCCCCGCGTTCCACGATCCGTTCGCCGGCGGCGGGTCCCTCCCCCTGGAGGCGCAGCGGCTGGGGCTGGAGGCGTACGCGAGCGACCTGAACCCGGTTGCGGTGCTCATCTGCAAGGCGATGATCGAGATCCCGCCCAAGTTCGCCGGCAAGCCCCCCGTGAACCCGCGCTATCGTTCCCTCTCCTCCACGAGGGGAGGGGAGGGTGAGGAGGAGGTTTCAGGGCAGCGCGAGCTCGGCACCCGCCCGTGGAAGGGGGCACAGGGCCTCGCCGAGGACGTCCGCTACTACGGCCAGTGGATGCGCGACGAGGCCGAGAAGCGGATCGGGCACCTGTATCCCAAGATCGAGGTCACGGCGGAGATGGCCCAGGACCGGCCGGACCTCAAACCCTACGTCGGCCAGAAGCTCACCGTGATCGCCTGGCTGTGGGCCCGCACCGTGAAGAGCCCAAACCCGGCATTTCGCGAGGTGGATGTGCCGCTCGCCTCCACCTTCATGCTCTCCACCAAGCCGGGCAAGGAAGCCTATGTGGAGCCGGTGATCGAAGGCGCCGGCTACCGGTTCACGGTGAAGACGGGCAAGCCGCAGGACGCCGAGCGGGCGAAGCGCGGCACGAAGTTGTCGCAAGGCAGTTTCGAGTGCCTCATGTCTGGCTCTCCATTTCGGTACGAATACATCGACGCAGAGGCCAATGCAGGTCGCATGGGCGCACGGCTGATGGCAGTCGTCGCTGAAGGTAGACGCGGTCGCGTATATCTGGATCCGCAGCCGGAGCACGAGACTATCGCTCGAAGTGCCAGGCCCACTTGGAAGCCAGATGCGCCAAGCCGCGGGACGTGGGCAAGCAATGCTCAAGGACGTCGATACGGCTTTCAGACGTTCGGCGACTACTTCACCCCGCGCCAGCTCGTGGCGCTGACGACCTTCTCCGACCTCGTCGGCGAGGCGATGCAGCAGGTCCGCCGCGACGCCCTCGCCGCCGGCCTCTCCGACGACCCCACCCCGCTGCGCGACGGCGGCACTGGCGCGACGGCGTATGCCGAGGCGGTGGGGGTGTATTTGGCGATGGCGGTGGACAAGGTTGCAGATCGTAATTCGACTGTTTGTGCATGGGCCAGTCTGCGTGAACACGCTCGAAACACATTTGGTCGGCAAGCCATTCCCATGGTCTGGGACTTCGCTGAGAGCAACCCGCTTTCTGATTCCAGCGGGAATTATGAGGGCGGTATCGTTTCTATCACTGTGGCGCTTTCCGCGTTGAATCCACCCGCACTGGGTGCCGTTTGGCAGGCAGATGCTCAATCCCAAGAGATTGCCGCAGCTAAAGTCGTATCCACCGACCCGCCGTACTACGACAACATCGGCTACGCCGACCTTTCGGACTTCTTTTACGTCTGGCTGCGCCGCGCGCTGCGACCGGTGTTTCCCGAGCTGTTCGCCACGCTGGCGGTGCCCAAGGCCGAGGAGCTGGTCGCCACGCCCTACCGCCACGGCGGCAAGGAGAAGGCCGAGACCTTCTTCCTTGACGGCATGACGCAGGCGATGCATCGCCTAGCCGAGCAGGCGCATCCGGCCTGCCCGGTCACGATCTACTACGCCTTCAAGCAGTCCGAGAGCGGCGGCACTGACGGCACCACCAACACCGGCTGGGACACCTTTCTGGCTGCGGTGATCGAGGCCGGCTTCGCCATCTCCGGCACCTGGCCGATGCGCACAGAATTGGACAGGCGCATGATCGGCTCGGGCACCAACGCCCTGGCCTCCAGCATCGTGCTGGTCTGCCGGCCGCGGCCGGCGGATGCGCCCACCGCCAGCCGCCGCGAGTTTCTGAATGCGCTGAAGGCCGAGCTGCCGGCGGCGCTGGCGCACTTGCAGGCCGGCAACATCGCGCCGGTCGATCTGGCGCAGGCCGCCATCGGTCCCGGCATGGCGGTCTACACGCGCTACGCCAAGGTGCTCGACGCCGAAGGCAAGCCCGTGCCGGTGCGCGAGGCGCTCGCCTTGATCAACGAGATGCTCGATGAGACGCTCGCTGAACAAGAAGGGGAGTTTGACCCCGACACGCGGTGGGCCCTCGCCTGGTTCGAGCAGCACGGGTTCGCCGACGGCCCGTTCGGCGATGCGGAGAC from Candidatus Bipolaricaulis anaerobius harbors:
- a CDS encoding DUF1156 domain-containing protein gives rise to the protein MVEGVVKKKLIEVALPLEAINAASAREKSIRHGHPSTLHLWWARRPLAAARAVIFAQMVDDPSANPDLFPTEAAQEKERQRLFRIIEDLVQWENTTNEEVLQRARDEIWESWRRTCAENADHPRARELFNPEKLPAFHDPFAGGGSLPLEAQRLGLEAYASDLNPVAVLICKAMIEIPPKFAGKPPVNPRYRSLSSTRGGEGEEEVSGQRELGTRPWKGAQGLAEDVRYYGQWMRDEAEKRIGHLYPKIEVTAEMAQDRPDLKPYVGQKLTVIAWLWARTVKSPNPAFREVDVPLASTFMLSTKPGKEAYVEPVIEGAGYRFTVKTGKPQDAERAKRGTKLSQGSFECLMSGSPFRYEYIDAEANAGRMGARLMAVVAEGRRGRVYLDPQPEHETIARSARPTWKPDAPSRGTWASNAQGRRYGFQTFGDYFTPRQLVALTTFSDLVGEAMQQVRRDALAAGLSDDPTPLRDGGTGATAYAEAVGVYLAMAVDKVADRNSTVCAWASLREHARNTFGRQAIPMVWDFAESNPLSDSSGNYEGGIVSITVALSALNPPALGAVWQADAQSQEIAAAKVVSTDPPYYDNIGYADLSDFFYVWLRRALRPVFPELFATLAVPKAEELVATPYRHGGKEKAETFFLDGMTQAMHRLAEQAHPACPVTIYYAFKQSESGGTDGTTNTGWDTFLAAVIEAGFAISGTWPMRTELDRRMIGSGTNALASSIVLVCRPRPADAPTASRREFLNALKAELPAALAHLQAGNIAPVDLAQAAIGPGMAVYTRYAKVLDAEGKPVPVREALALINEMLDETLAEQEGEFDPDTRWALAWFEQHGFADGPFGDAETLSKAKNTSVQGMVEAGFLRSKAGKVRLLKPEELPEDWDPAVDTRLTVWETVHQLIRALEAGGEGAAADLVRVLGAKAETARGLAYRLYTICERKKRAPEALAYNALVQSWPEIVRLARTGPSERAETREMFDGAVRGNT